From a single Lolium rigidum isolate FL_2022 chromosome 7, APGP_CSIRO_Lrig_0.1, whole genome shotgun sequence genomic region:
- the LOC124670538 gene encoding (+)-neomenthol dehydrogenase-like yields the protein MDFHQRVEWMLKNAQEPIGAAKKSVQTNYYGTKHVTEALLPLLQSSSDGRIVNVSSDYGLLKHISSEEVRQELNNIDSLTEERLDEMLNKFLKDFEAGVLGPQGWPTKFSAYKVAKAAMNTYSRILARRHPAVRVNCVHPGFVKTDMSMRSGVLTPEEGARNVVKVALLPNDGPTGAYFAKGEEASFL from the exons ATGGATTTCCACCAGAGAGTTGAATGGATGCTGAAGAACGCCCAGGAGCCCATAGGCGCTGCAAAGAAGAGCGTGCAGACGAACTACTATGGCACAAAGCATGTAACCGAAGCCCTGCTGCCTCTGCTGCAATCTTCCTCTGACGGAAGAATAGTGAACGTCTCCTCTGATTATGGGCTGCTAAAG CATATCAGCAGCGAGGAGGTGAGGCAGGAGCTGAACAACATCGATAGTCTGACCGAGGAGAGGCTGGACGAAATGCTGAATAAGTTCCTGAAGGACTTCGAGGCTGGCGTTTTGGGGCCGCAAGGGTGGCCTACGAAGTTCTCGGCCTACAAAGTGGCCAAGGCCGCCATGAACACGTACTCCAGGATCTTGGCGAGGAGGCACCCGGCGGTGCGCGTCAACTGCGTGCACCCAGGCTTCGTCAAGACGGACATGAGCATGAGGTCGGGGGTGCTGACGCCAGAGGAGGGCGCTCGCAACGTGGTGAAGGTGGCACTGCTGCCGAACGACGGGCCGACCGGCGCGTACTTCGCCAAGGGCGAGGAGGCGTCGTTCCTGTGA
- the LOC124670536 gene encoding short-chain dehydrogenase/reductase 2b-like: MEPAAASNPSSKRIAVVTGGNKGVGLETCRQLASRGLRVVLTARNEARGLEAVEGVRRSGGGGQSDVVFHQLDVTDPASVGRLADFVKNQFGKLDILINNAGISGVDRDPALVAKVKEQVESMDVDQRVQWMKENSKETYEEAKGCMRTNYYGAKLVTEALLPLLQLSSCGRIVNVSSGFALLRNFNSEELKKEFDDIDNLTEKRLDELLDLFLEDFKANLIEAHGWPTGGSSAYKVAKAALNAYTRILAKKYPTMRINCLTPGYVKTDMSMHMGVLTPEEGASNPVKVALLPDDGPTGAYFDRNGEASYV; encoded by the exons ATGGAGCCGGCGGCCGCCTCGAATCCGTCGAGCAAGAG GATCGCTGTGGTTACCGGAGGGAACAAAGGGGTTGGGCTGGAGACGTGCAGGCAGCTCGCGTCCAGGGGGCTCAGGGTCGTGCTGACGGCGAGGAACGAGGCGAGGGGGCTGGAGGCGGTCGAGGGCGTCAGGcgctccggcggtggcggccaaTCCGATGTTGTCTTCCATCAGTTGGATGTCACAGACCCTGCCAGCGTCGGCCGGCTGGCGGATTTCGTCAAGAATCAATTCGGGAAGCTCGATATCCTG ATAAACAATGCAGGCATTTCAGGCGTTGATCGAGATCCAGCTTTGGTTGCCAAAGTTAAAGAACAG GTTGAAAGCATGGATGTTGATCAGAGAGTTCAATGGATGAAAGAAAATTCAAAAGAGACATACGAGGAAGCAAAGGGATGTATGCGAACAAACTACTATGGGGCAAAGCTTGTCACAGAGGCACTACTTCCTCTTCTTCAGTTATCCTCCTGTGGAAGAATTGTCAATGTCTCATCAGGCTTTGCACTGCTAAGA AACTTCAACAGCGAAGAACTGAAGAAGGAATTTGATGACATTGACAACCTTACTGAAAAGAGACTGGATGAGCTGTTGGATTTGTTCCTAGAAGATTTCAAGGCCAACTTAATAGAGGCACATGGGTGGCCAACGGGTGGCTCATCGGCCTACAAAGTTGCCAAAGCTGCCCTCAATGCGTACACAAGGATCCTTGCCAAGAAGTACCCTACGATGCGCATCAACTGTCTGACACCCGGTTATGTCAAGACTGACATGTCAATGCACATGGGAGTATTGACACCTGAGGAGGGTGCTAGCAACCCTGTGAAGGTTGCTCTCTTGCCTGACGATGGTCCTACTGGTGCTTATTTTGACAGGAACGGCGAGGCCTCTTATGTGTGA
- the LOC124670534 gene encoding L-type lectin-domain containing receptor kinase SIT2-like: MGSLRFLLLPILLFLVLLGADDHAAVLAADDQFTYNGFSGANLTLDGLAAVAPNGLLALSNGTSQAAGHAFHPTPVRMRNGTVQSFSVAFVFAIVSNFTVLSDNGMAFVIAPSTRLSTFNAGQYLGILNVTDNGKPGNNIFAVELDTMLNPEFQDMNSNHVGVDLNSMRSVQNHSAGYYDDATGVFQNLSLISRRPMQVWVDYDGATTRLDVTMAPLDVPRPKRPLISAPVNLSGVVTDTAYVGFSAATGVIFTRHYVLGWSFAVNGGAAPPLDILKLPALPRFGPKPRSKVLEIVLPIATAAFVLALAVAFFLYVRTRVRYAEVREDWEVEYGPHRFSYRELYKATKGFRNRQLLGTGGFGRVYKGVLPKNNLEIAVKRVSHDSKQGMKEFIAEVVSLGHLRHRNLVQLLGYCRRQGELLLVYDCMPNGSLDKYLHDRTRPVLDWAQRFQIIRGVASGLLYLHEDWDKIVIHRDIKASNVLLDADMNGRLGDFGLARLYDHGVDPQTTHVVGTMGYLAPELVRTGKATPVTDVFAFGVFVLEVTCGRRPLGSFAADDQNVLLDWVQEHERRRAALDAVDPRLCGKYDADEARMAIKLGLMCAHPLPDARPGMRQVTQYLEGEVAMPEVVPTFFSYTTLALMQNDGFDSFAVSFPSTVSTDASPVSGDVSAVSGLSGGR, translated from the coding sequence ATGGGTTCTCTTCGCTTCCTCCTTCTCCCAATCCTCCTCTTCCTTGTCCTCCTCGGCGCCGACGACCATGCGGCGGTGCTGGCCGCCGACGACCAGTTCACCTACAACGGCTTCTCCGGCGCCAACCTCACTCTGGACGGCCTGGCCGCCGTGGCCCCGAACGGCCTGCTGGCGCTGAGCAACGGCACGAGCCAGGCGGCGGGGCACGCGTTCCACCCGACGCCGGTCCGCATGCGCAACGGTACCGTGCAGTCCTTCTCGGTGGCCTTCGTCTTCGCCATCGTCTCCAACTTCACCGTGCTGAGCGACAACGGCATGGCCTTCGTGATCGCGCCCAGCACCAGGCTCTCCACCTTCAACGCCGGGCAGTACCTGGGCATCCTCAACGTCACCGACAACGGCAAGCCCGGCAACAACATCTTCGCGGTGGAGCTGGACACCATGCTCAACCCGGAGTTCCAGGACATGAACAGCAACCACGTGGGCGTGGACCTCAACAGCATGCGGTCCGTGCAGAACCACTCGGCCGGGTACTACGACGACGCCACGGGGGTGTTCCAGAACCTCAGCCTCATCAGCCGCCGGCCCATGCAGGTGTGGGTCGACTACGACGGCGCCACCACCCGGCTCGACGTCACCATGGCGCCGCTCGACGTGCCCAGGCCCAAGAGGCCGCTCATCTCCGCACCGGTGAACCTCTCGGGGGTGGTGACCGACACGGCGTACGTCGGGTTCTCGGCGGCCACCGGCGTCATCTTCACGCGCCACTACGTCCTCGGCTGGAGCTTCGCGGTGAacggcggcgcggcgccgccgTTAGATATCTTGAAGCTGCCCGCGCTGCCGCGGTTCGGGCCGAAGCCGCGGTCCAAGGTTCTGGAGATCGTGCTCCCGATCGCCACGGCGGCGTTCGTGCTCGCGCTAGCCGTCGCCTTCTTCCTGTACGTGCGGACGCGGGTGCGGTACGCGGAGGTGCGCGAGGACTGGGAGGTGGAGTACGGCCCGCACCGGTTCTCGTACAGGGAGCTGTACAAGGCCACCAAGGGGTTCAGGAACCGGCAGCTGCTCGGCACCGGCGGGTTCGGCCGGGTGTACAAAGGCGTGCTCCCGAAGAACAACCTCGAGATCGCCGTGAAGCGGGTGTCGCACGACTCGAAACAGGGGATGAAGGAGTTCATCGCGGAGGTGGTGAGCCTGGGCCACCTCCGGCACCGGAACCTGGTGCAGCTGCTGGGGTACTGCCGGCGGCAGGGGGAGCTGCTGCTGGTGTACGACTGCATGCCCAACGGCAGCCTGGACAAGTATCTGCACGACAGGACCCGGCCCGTGCTGGACTGGGCGCAGCGGTTCCAGATCATCCGGGGCGTCGCGTCGGGCCTGCTGTACCTCCACGAGGACTGGGACAAGATCGTCATCCACCGCGACATCAAGGCCAGCAACGTGCTGCTCGACGCCGACATGAACGGCCGGCTGGGGGACTTCGGGCTGGCGCGGCTGTACGACCACGGCGTCGACCCGCAGACGACGCACGTGGTGGGCACCATGGGGTACCTGGCGCCCGAGCTGGTGCGCACCGGCAAGGCGACGCCGGTGACGGACGTGTTCGCCTTCGGCGTGTTCGTGCTGGAGGTGACCTGCGGGCGGCGCCCGCTGGGCAGCTTCGCGGCGGACGACCAGAACGTGCTGCTGGACTGGGTGCAGGAGCacgagcggcggcgcgcggcgctcGACGCCGTGGACCCGCGCCTGTGCGGCAAGTACGACGCCGACGAGGCAAGGATGGCCATCAAGCTGGGGCTCATGTGCGCGCACCCGCTGCCCGACGCGCGGCCCGGGATGCGGCAGGTGACGCAGTACCTGGAGGGCGAGGTGGCCATGCCGGAGGTGGTGCCGACCTTCTTCAGCTACACCACGCTCGCGCTCATGCAGAACGACGGGTTCGACTCCTTCGCCGTGTCCTTCCCTTCCACGGTCAGCACCGACGCCAGCCCCGTCTCCGGCGACGTGTCGGCCGTCTCCGGCCTCTCCGGCGGGAGGTGA